Sequence from the Marinihelvus fidelis genome:
CCAGCACACTGGAGTCGATATCGTTCAGCGGGTTGCCGTGACGGTCCATGACCTGGAACAGGTCGAAACTGCGGCCGCTTGCCGAGGTCACCACGCGCGCGGTCAGCACGTCCAGGCCCAGTTCGTCCATGACCGCGGTGATCGTGGCGAACAGGCCGGTGTAGTCCTCGGCGCAGACCAGCAGTTCGGTGACCTCGCGCTCGGCACGCAGCCGCACCGCCACCTGGGTGCCGTCCTCGCCATGTTGCAGCGCCGCGGCCGTGGCCCAGGCCAGCTGGGCGTCGGAGAAGCGCAGGAATACGCTGGCCGGCAGGCCGGCCCAGAACGCCCTGACCCGCGCGGCATCCAGTCCCTCACCCACGAGTTGTTCCAGCACCTCGTCACGGGAATGCTCGATCTGGCCGGCGCGGTCGGTGGGCGTGTCGTCGTCCTCGTCCAGCGACGACCAGGCCGCCTGGAACAGCTCCCACAACAGGCCGCTCTTCCAGCCGTTCCACAGCCGCGGGCTGGTGGCCGACACATCGGCCACGGTCAGCAGGTACAGGTGCTCCAGCTTGCGCCGGGAATCGACAATGGCGGTGAACTCGGCAATGGTCTCCGGGTCGCCGATATCCTTTTTCTGCGCCGTCTGCGACATCAGCAGGTGGTTCTCGACCATCCAGGCCACCAGCTGGGCGTCGGCCTCGGACATCGGCATCTTGCGCGCGAAGGCCAATGCGTCGACCTTGCCCAGCTCCGAATGGTCGCCGCCGCGGCCCTTGGCGATATCGTGAAACAGCGCCGCCACGTACAGGATCGCCGGCTCTTCCATGGTCGCGAACACCTTGGGGGCGTTCGGGTAGATGCCGTTGTACTTCGGGTAGGCCAGGCGCCGCAGGTTACGCACCGTGAACAGGATGTGCTGGTCGACGGTATAGACATGGAACAGGTCGAACTGCATGCGGCCGACAATCTGCGCGAACGCCGGGATGAACGCGGCCAGCACGCCGTAGCGGTTCATCCGCTGCAGCTGCGTGTACACACCGCTGGGGCGCGACAGCATGTTGTAGAACGACGCCAGCACCTGCGGATCGTTGCGGAAATCATCGTCGATCAGGTACAGGTGATCGACAATCTGGCGCACGGCAGAAGCCCGCACGCCCAGCGCCTTCTCGCTGCGCGCCAGCACGTCGAACAGCTCCATCAGTGCCTGCGGCCGGCGCTTGAACAGCCCCGGGTCGCGCAGGTCCAGGAAGCCGTGCAGCAGCACGAAGTCCTCACCCAGGTCCTCACTGGGCGGCGCCGATTCGCTCAGCAGCTCTTCGCTGAACAGTTGCAGCAGACGCTCGTTCAGCCGCTCCAGGCCGGTGACGACCCGGTAGTAACCCTGCATGAAGCGCTCCACCGCCAGGTTGGAGCCACCGTCATCGCGGAAACCGA
This genomic interval carries:
- the glnD gene encoding [protein-PII] uridylyltransferase is translated as MAATIAESLAGPLPAPADADELIDREQLGDGDNLLASLRDALTRLDADLGERFRGGEDVAALVRSRAWGVEQLLLYGWDARVPEALGLTLVAVGGFGRGALHPHSDVDLLVLFEKGDLSDAQKEAIECFVALLWDAGFYLGHSVRNLAQCREEALADVGTATSLMEARYLSGSRALFDALHRAVAPEVMWSARDFFNAKMEEQAARHAQYGDTAYNLEPNVKDGPGGLRDIQMIEWVTRRHFDATGLHGLVEHGFLTDSEFRELVEGQYYLWWVRYALHLITKRAEDRLLFDVQRQVAEFFGFRDDGGSNLAVERFMQGYYRVVTGLERLNERLLQLFSEELLSESAPPSEDLGEDFVLLHGFLDLRDPGLFKRRPQALMELFDVLARSEKALGVRASAVRQIVDHLYLIDDDFRNDPQVLASFYNMLSRPSGVYTQLQRMNRYGVLAAFIPAFAQIVGRMQFDLFHVYTVDQHILFTVRNLRRLAYPKYNGIYPNAPKVFATMEEPAILYVAALFHDIAKGRGGDHSELGKVDALAFARKMPMSEADAQLVAWMVENHLLMSQTAQKKDIGDPETIAEFTAIVDSRRKLEHLYLLTVADVSATSPRLWNGWKSGLLWELFQAAWSSLDEDDDTPTDRAGQIEHSRDEVLEQLVGEGLDAARVRAFWAGLPASVFLRFSDAQLAWATAAALQHGEDGTQVAVRLRAEREVTELLVCAEDYTGLFATITAVMDELGLDVLTARVVTSASGRSFDLFQVMDRHGNPLNDIDSSVLARRLRAELDARNKLAPVMRPLPRRLRPFVAAPTLHFRTARDGAVTEMEIECSDRPGLLSQLSAALAASEVRIHDAMIATFGDRVEDTFLVTDRADKPLDETLQKRLADEIHRRLDS